Proteins encoded within one genomic window of Streptomyces rubradiris:
- a CDS encoding undecaprenyl-diphosphate phosphatase: MSAISVGQAVVLGVVEGVTEFLPVSSTGHLKIAEGLMDIPVDDSSVVGFSAVIQVGAIAAVLVYFFKDIRRIVTAWFRGLADREERYHHDYKFAWWVIAATVPIVLVGLAAKPLIDGPLASLWVVAGSLILGSGVMWAADQMGRHKRGEDDTSFKDAMWVGCSQILALLFPGFSRSGATMSTALILDLDRVAATRLSFFLGIPALTGAGLYELKDALGAGVGAAPLAVGTVVSFAVAYASISWLLKFVAKHSFNAFVIYRIVVGVLLLGLLATGTLGS, encoded by the coding sequence ATGAGCGCCATCTCCGTCGGTCAGGCCGTCGTCCTCGGAGTAGTCGAGGGGGTGACGGAGTTCCTCCCGGTGTCCTCCACCGGACACCTCAAGATCGCCGAAGGGCTCATGGACATCCCCGTCGACGACTCCTCCGTCGTCGGGTTCTCCGCCGTCATCCAGGTCGGCGCCATCGCCGCCGTGCTCGTGTACTTCTTCAAGGACATCCGGCGGATCGTCACCGCCTGGTTCCGCGGCCTGGCCGACCGCGAGGAGCGCTACCACCACGACTACAAGTTCGCCTGGTGGGTGATCGCCGCCACCGTTCCGATCGTGCTGGTGGGCCTCGCCGCCAAGCCGCTGATCGACGGCCCGCTCGCCTCCCTGTGGGTGGTCGCCGGCTCGCTGATCCTCGGCTCCGGCGTGATGTGGGCCGCCGACCAGATGGGCCGGCACAAGCGCGGCGAGGACGACACCTCCTTCAAGGACGCGATGTGGGTCGGCTGCTCGCAGATCCTCGCCCTGCTCTTCCCGGGCTTCTCGCGCTCCGGCGCCACCATGTCCACCGCGCTCATCCTGGACCTGGACCGCGTCGCCGCCACCCGGCTGTCCTTCTTCCTCGGCATCCCCGCCCTGACCGGCGCCGGCCTGTACGAGCTGAAGGACGCCCTCGGCGCGGGGGTCGGCGCCGCCCCGCTCGCCGTCGGCACGGTCGTGTCGTTCGCCGTCGCCTACGCCTCCATCTCCTGGCTGCTGAAGTTCGTCGCCAAGCACTCCTTCAACGCCTTCGTGATCTACCGGATCGTCGTCGGCGTGCTCCTGCTCGGCCTGCTCGCCACCGGCACGCTCGGCAGCTGA
- a CDS encoding helix-turn-helix domain-containing protein, translating to MTVTSPGTPTGRIRQTILEWLKDPAAHFPAGRRRDLVATGVTARAVAAKLGLPPRTVRAHLDFLARLGVLRTRRIRCRTHYRRDEVRIAEVARIFEKGW from the coding sequence ATGACGGTGACTTCCCCGGGGACTCCCACGGGCCGGATACGGCAGACCATCCTGGAGTGGCTCAAGGACCCGGCGGCCCACTTTCCGGCCGGGCGCCGCCGCGACCTCGTCGCCACGGGCGTCACCGCGCGGGCCGTCGCCGCCAAGCTGGGCCTGCCCCCGCGCACCGTCCGCGCCCACCTGGACTTCCTCGCCCGCCTCGGCGTCCTGCGCACCCGCCGGATCCGCTGCCGCACCCACTACCGGCGCGACGAGGTCCGCATCGCCGAGGTGGCCAGGATCTTCGAGAAGGGCTGGTGA
- a CDS encoding SMP-30/gluconolactonase/LRE family protein, whose protein sequence is MDRPEELVPLHYVSLGARGPEDVVPDPHGRVLTGVADGRILRVHHLGDPRTARTEELARTGGRPLGLELLPDGDLVVCDAERGLLRVGTDDGTVRVLADSVAGERLRFCSNAVALPDGTLYFTVSSRRHPLDRWIGDIVEQTGTGRLLRLPPEGGEPEVLLEGLRFANGLAVSADGSSLVLAETGARRLVRYRLTGPRAGHAEPFADLPGMPDNLWREGPGGPVWVALAGPRVPALDLLHRAPPAVRRAAARTAVHLPYRPSGTAGVVAVDDEGRAVHHLTRRRSGFRMVTSVCATGDHLVLGSLWEPGVAVCARPAAP, encoded by the coding sequence GTGGACCGGCCCGAGGAACTCGTGCCCCTGCACTACGTCTCCCTGGGCGCGCGCGGCCCCGAGGACGTCGTCCCCGACCCGCACGGGCGCGTGCTGACCGGAGTGGCCGACGGGCGCATCCTCCGCGTCCACCACCTCGGTGACCCGCGCACGGCCCGCACCGAGGAACTGGCCCGCACCGGCGGCCGTCCCCTCGGGCTGGAACTCCTCCCGGACGGCGACCTGGTGGTCTGCGACGCCGAACGCGGCCTGCTGCGGGTGGGCACGGACGACGGCACCGTCCGCGTCCTCGCGGACTCGGTGGCGGGGGAGCGGCTCCGCTTCTGCAGCAACGCCGTCGCCCTCCCCGACGGTACCCTGTACTTCACCGTCTCCAGCCGCCGCCACCCCCTGGACCGGTGGATCGGCGACATCGTCGAACAGACCGGCACCGGACGCCTGCTGCGGCTGCCCCCGGAGGGCGGCGAACCCGAGGTCCTGCTGGAAGGGCTGCGGTTCGCCAACGGTCTCGCCGTCTCGGCCGACGGCTCCTCCCTGGTGCTCGCCGAGACCGGCGCCCGCCGCCTCGTCCGCTACCGGCTCACCGGCCCCCGCGCCGGTCACGCCGAACCCTTCGCCGACCTGCCCGGCATGCCGGACAACCTCTGGCGCGAGGGGCCCGGCGGTCCGGTCTGGGTCGCCCTGGCCGGCCCCCGGGTCCCCGCGCTGGACCTGCTGCACCGCGCTCCGCCGGCCGTCCGCCGCGCCGCCGCCCGGACCGCCGTACACCTGCCGTACCGCCCGAGCGGGACCGCCGGCGTCGTCGCCGTGGACGACGAGGGGCGCGCCGTCCACCACCTCACCCGCCGCCGGTCCGGCTTCCGCATGGTCACCAGCGTCTGCGCCACCGGTGACCACCTGGTGCTGGGCAGCCTGTGGGAGCCCGGGGTGGCGGTCTGCGCCCGGCCCGCCGCTCCCTGA
- a CDS encoding FadR/GntR family transcriptional regulator, whose protein sequence is MEAVLDHLRGAIESGRYAIGDKLPSEAELCRTLEVSRPVLREALRALQTMGLTVSRTGKGTFVVANTVEDPTFGDYAASDLLEVRRHIEIPVAGYAAVRRTPENLDHLAHLLDRMERETDTTAWVAMDTLFHLAVAEAAQNPVFRRVIEEIRDALARQSAFLNELGGRREQSNREHRAIVEALVDGSEHDAVQAMSHHLDRVETTLTDIVRPQRANPLTEEGGPEA, encoded by the coding sequence ATGGAAGCGGTACTGGACCACCTCCGCGGCGCCATCGAGAGCGGCCGGTACGCCATCGGCGACAAGCTCCCTTCCGAGGCCGAGCTCTGCCGCACCCTCGAGGTGTCCCGGCCCGTGCTCCGCGAGGCGCTGCGCGCGCTGCAGACCATGGGCCTGACGGTCTCCCGCACCGGCAAGGGCACGTTCGTGGTCGCGAACACCGTCGAGGACCCCACCTTCGGCGACTACGCGGCCAGCGACCTGCTGGAGGTGCGCCGCCACATCGAGATCCCGGTCGCCGGCTACGCGGCCGTGCGCCGCACCCCGGAGAACCTGGACCACCTGGCCCACCTGCTCGACCGCATGGAGCGGGAGACGGACACCACCGCCTGGGTCGCGATGGACACCCTCTTCCACCTCGCCGTGGCCGAGGCCGCCCAGAACCCGGTCTTCCGCCGGGTCATCGAGGAGATCCGCGACGCACTGGCGCGTCAGTCGGCCTTCCTCAACGAGCTGGGCGGGCGCCGTGAGCAGTCCAACCGCGAGCACCGGGCGATCGTCGAGGCGCTGGTCGACGGCAGCGAACACGACGCCGTCCAGGCCATGAGCCACCACCTGGACCGCGTCGAGACGACCCTCACCGACATCGTCCGCCCCCAGCGGGCGAACCCCCTCACGGAAGAAGGCGGACCCGAGGCGTGA
- a CDS encoding arabinogalactan endo-beta-1,4-galactanase, which produces MKFHPRRTITALLPPLAAGLALTALPAQTAQAASTLTNGGFESDGTGAAVPAGWSEYGDTGASYTEAGGHAGSHRLSHYSASAYKVETYQYLSGLANGNYKLTAWVRSSGGQKAAYIALKNCGGSEQRTDLPVSSSGWIRIVTPVNVTNNQCTISINSDANAGNWINVDDLTFTAGTTGTSIHGADISSLAKSEAKGGVYRTGSGSAGDALPILKSYGMNYARLKVWVNPADGFNDKAHVLAMAKRVKAQGMKLLVDFHYSDTWADPGAQKKPAAWAGHTYSQLKTDVYNHTYDVLNALKAQGTTADMVQVGNEINGGMLWTEGSTDNWTQLAGLINSGYSAVKAVNPSTSVALHLAKGGDKTGTEWWFDNAVANGVKFDVIGLSYYGYWHGALSDFQTTLDDAAARYGKPVFVAETAYPFRLDSDDALTNQIDTTGELVTGYPATVAGQTKWLNDVASIVEAVPDGRGLGVFYWEATWTAVPGNGWDPADAGSGNGWENQALFGYDDKALSSMTWFSHR; this is translated from the coding sequence ATGAAGTTCCATCCCAGACGCACCATCACCGCCCTGCTGCCGCCGCTCGCGGCCGGGCTCGCCCTCACCGCCCTGCCCGCCCAGACCGCCCAGGCCGCGAGCACGCTGACCAACGGCGGCTTCGAGTCCGACGGCACCGGCGCGGCCGTGCCGGCCGGCTGGTCCGAGTACGGCGACACCGGAGCCTCCTACACCGAGGCAGGCGGCCACGCCGGGAGCCACCGCCTCAGCCACTACTCGGCCTCCGCCTACAAGGTGGAGACGTACCAGTACCTGTCCGGGCTGGCCAACGGGAACTACAAGCTGACCGCGTGGGTGCGGTCCAGCGGCGGACAGAAGGCCGCGTACATAGCGCTCAAGAATTGCGGGGGTTCCGAGCAGCGCACCGATCTGCCGGTCTCGTCCAGTGGATGGATCCGGATCGTCACGCCGGTCAATGTGACCAACAATCAGTGCACCATCAGCATCAACAGTGACGCGAACGCGGGCAACTGGATCAATGTTGACGATCTGACCTTCACCGCCGGCACCACGGGTACCTCCATCCATGGCGCCGACATCTCCTCCCTCGCCAAGAGCGAGGCCAAGGGCGGTGTCTACAGGACGGGTTCGGGCTCCGCCGGCGACGCCCTGCCCATCCTCAAGTCGTACGGCATGAACTACGCGCGCCTGAAGGTGTGGGTGAACCCCGCCGACGGCTTCAACGACAAGGCGCACGTCCTGGCGATGGCCAAGCGCGTCAAGGCGCAGGGCATGAAGCTGCTGGTCGACTTCCACTACTCGGACACCTGGGCCGACCCGGGCGCCCAGAAGAAGCCGGCCGCCTGGGCGGGCCATACATACAGTCAACTGAAGACCGACGTGTACAACCACACGTACGACGTGTTGAACGCCTTGAAGGCTCAGGGCACCACCGCCGACATGGTCCAGGTGGGCAATGAGATCAATGGCGGCATGCTGTGGACCGAGGGATCAACGGACAACTGGACCCAGCTCGCCGGGTTGATCAACTCCGGCTACAGCGCCGTCAAGGCGGTCAACCCGTCCACCTCCGTCGCGTTGCACCTCGCCAAGGGCGGGGACAAGACCGGCACCGAGTGGTGGTTCGACAACGCGGTGGCCAACGGCGTCAAGTTCGACGTGATCGGCCTGTCGTACTACGGCTACTGGCACGGCGCGCTCTCCGACTTCCAGACCACCCTGGACGACGCGGCCGCCCGCTACGGCAAGCCGGTGTTCGTCGCCGAGACGGCCTACCCCTTCCGTCTCGACAGCGACGACGCGCTCACCAACCAGATCGACACCACGGGCGAACTCGTCACCGGCTACCCGGCGACCGTGGCCGGCCAGACCAAGTGGCTGAACGACGTGGCGAGCATCGTGGAGGCCGTCCCCGACGGCCGTGGTCTCGGCGTCTTCTACTGGGAGGCCACCTGGACCGCCGTCCCCGGCAACGGCTGGGACCCGGCGGACGCGGGCTCCGGCAACGGCTGGGAGAACCAGGCCCTCTTCGGCTACGACGACAAGGCGCTCTCCTCCATGACGTGGTTCAGCCACCGCTGA
- a CDS encoding beta-galactosidase: MPDTAPRGLTRLAFGGDYNPEQWPESVWREDVRLMREAGVTMVSVGIFSWALLEPAPGEYDFGWLDRVLGLLHEGGIRVDLGTPTVVPPVWFYRAHPEALPVTADGVRYEFGSRGAICHSNADYRAAAANITTRLAERYGDHPALAMWHVHNEYGVPVSACYCDSCAARFRRWLADTYGSVDAVNEAWGTAFWGQRYTDLAQINPPRTTPTAGNPGQALDYKRFADALIRENFRAERDILHRLSPGVPVTTNFMTALSQCDSMDYWAWGREVDLVTNDHYLITDGRRTHVNLAMAADLTRSVAGGAPWLLLEHSTSGVNWQPRNPAKAPGQMARNSLAHVARGSEGAMFFQWRQSRRGAEKFHSAMVPHGGTDTRVWREVVELGASVEALSEIRGTRTEADAAMLWDWQSWWAQGLDWRPSEDHDARERADSFYEALYDRHLTVDFAHPEADLSAYPLVVVPALYLMTEAAGRNLSGYVENGGTLVVSYFSGIVDEHDAVHEGACPGVLRDVLGLTVEEFSPLLKDQRVRLTGPDGPGPTGDVWTEFVVPRGAETVWRYADGLTAGRPAVTRHRLGQGTAWYVSTRLDTQGLDALLGRAADDAGLAPRAELPRDVEVVRRTGESGTFLFVINHTAGDTKVPLASPGTELLTGERAAGRLAVPAGAVRVVRLDG, translated from the coding sequence ATGCCGGACACCGCCCCCAGGGGTCTTACGCGGCTCGCCTTCGGCGGGGACTACAACCCCGAGCAGTGGCCGGAATCCGTCTGGCGGGAGGACGTCCGGCTGATGCGGGAGGCCGGCGTCACGATGGTGAGCGTCGGCATCTTCTCCTGGGCCCTGCTCGAACCGGCGCCGGGGGAGTACGACTTCGGCTGGCTCGACCGGGTCCTCGGCCTGCTGCACGAGGGCGGCATCCGCGTCGACCTGGGCACACCCACGGTGGTGCCGCCCGTCTGGTTCTACCGGGCCCACCCCGAGGCCCTGCCGGTCACCGCCGACGGCGTGCGCTACGAGTTCGGCTCCCGCGGCGCGATCTGCCACAGCAACGCCGACTACCGCGCCGCCGCCGCGAACATCACCACCCGGCTCGCCGAGCGCTACGGCGACCATCCCGCGCTCGCGATGTGGCACGTCCACAACGAGTACGGCGTCCCCGTCTCGGCCTGCTACTGCGACTCCTGCGCGGCCCGTTTCCGCCGCTGGCTCGCGGACACCTACGGCAGCGTGGACGCGGTCAACGAGGCCTGGGGAACGGCCTTCTGGGGCCAGCGCTACACGGACCTCGCGCAGATCAACCCGCCCCGGACCACCCCGACGGCCGGCAACCCGGGCCAGGCCCTCGACTACAAGCGGTTCGCCGACGCCCTCATCCGGGAGAACTTCCGCGCCGAACGCGACATCCTGCACCGCCTCTCACCCGGCGTCCCGGTCACCACCAACTTCATGACCGCCCTCAGCCAGTGCGACTCCATGGACTACTGGGCCTGGGGCCGCGAGGTCGACCTCGTCACCAACGACCACTACCTGATCACCGACGGCCGCCGCACCCACGTCAACCTCGCGATGGCCGCCGACCTCACCCGCTCGGTCGCCGGCGGCGCCCCCTGGCTGCTGCTGGAGCACTCCACCTCGGGCGTCAACTGGCAGCCCCGCAACCCCGCCAAGGCACCCGGGCAGATGGCCCGCAACTCCCTCGCCCACGTCGCCCGCGGCTCCGAGGGCGCGATGTTCTTCCAGTGGCGCCAGTCCCGGCGCGGCGCCGAGAAGTTCCACTCCGCGATGGTCCCGCACGGCGGCACCGACACCCGTGTCTGGCGCGAGGTCGTCGAACTCGGCGCGTCGGTGGAGGCGTTGAGCGAGATCCGGGGCACCCGCACCGAGGCCGACGCGGCCATGCTGTGGGACTGGCAGTCCTGGTGGGCACAGGGCCTGGACTGGCGGCCCAGCGAGGACCACGACGCGCGCGAGCGCGCCGACTCCTTCTACGAGGCCCTCTACGACCGCCACCTCACCGTCGACTTCGCCCACCCGGAAGCCGACCTGTCCGCCTACCCCCTGGTCGTGGTGCCGGCCCTCTACCTGATGACCGAGGCCGCCGGGCGCAACCTGAGCGGTTACGTCGAGAACGGCGGCACGCTCGTGGTGTCGTACTTCTCCGGGATCGTGGACGAGCACGACGCCGTCCACGAGGGCGCCTGTCCGGGCGTGCTGCGCGATGTCCTCGGACTGACCGTGGAGGAGTTCTCGCCGCTGCTGAAGGACCAGCGGGTGCGGCTGACCGGCCCGGACGGGCCCGGCCCGACCGGTGACGTGTGGACGGAGTTCGTCGTCCCGCGCGGCGCCGAGACCGTGTGGCGGTACGCCGACGGGCTCACCGCGGGCCGCCCGGCCGTCACCCGGCACCGGCTCGGCCAGGGCACCGCCTGGTACGTCTCCACCCGCCTCGACACCCAAGGCCTGGACGCGCTCCTCGGCCGGGCGGCCGACGACGCCGGACTCGCCCCGCGCGCCGAACTGCCCCGCGACGTCGAGGTGGTGCGCCGCACCGGCGAGTCGGGCACCTTCCTCTTCGTCATCAACCACACCGCCGGCGACACCAAGGTGCCGCTGGCCTCGCCCGGCACCGAGCTGCTGACGGGCGAACGCGCCGCGGGCCGCCTGGCGGTCCCGGCGGGAGCCGTCCGGGTCGTGCGACTCGACGGCTGA
- the crcB gene encoding fluoride efflux transporter CrcB — translation MTAPETRTRGVRPASPRRSEWRAQAPVVAVVAAGGALGATARHALTLAWPTPPGGFPWATFWTNVSGCAAMGVLMVLVTDVWAAHRLLRPFLGTGVLGGYTTFSTYAVDIRSLTDAGRPGPALAYLAATLCAALAAVWLASAAARRIFAGRQR, via the coding sequence ATGACAGCCCCGGAGACACGGACCCGCGGCGTCCGCCCCGCATCACCCCGGCGGTCCGAGTGGCGCGCGCAGGCGCCCGTCGTCGCGGTCGTGGCGGCCGGCGGCGCGCTCGGCGCGACGGCCCGCCACGCCCTCACGCTCGCCTGGCCCACGCCCCCCGGCGGCTTCCCCTGGGCGACCTTCTGGACCAATGTCTCCGGCTGCGCCGCCATGGGCGTCCTCATGGTGCTCGTCACCGACGTGTGGGCCGCCCACCGCCTGCTGCGGCCGTTCCTCGGCACCGGCGTGCTCGGCGGCTACACCACCTTCTCCACCTACGCGGTCGACATCCGCTCGCTCACCGACGCCGGCCGCCCCGGTCCGGCACTCGCCTACCTGGCCGCGACGCTGTGCGCGGCCCTCGCCGCGGTATGGCTGGCCTCGGCCGCCGCCCGCCGGATCTTCGCCGGAAGACAGCGATGA
- a CDS encoding DUF190 domain-containing protein: protein MTPRTGRALRLTVYVGENATWHHRPLYSEIVHRAHAAGLAGASVFRGIEGYGASSRIHTTRLLSLSEDLPVAVVVVDTEERIRAFLPRLGELADGSLVTLDTCEVVRWTGACDGPDETDPEGKKSL from the coding sequence GTGACCCCCCGCACCGGCCGTGCCCTGCGGCTGACCGTCTACGTCGGCGAGAACGCCACCTGGCACCACCGGCCCCTCTACTCCGAGATCGTGCACCGCGCGCACGCCGCCGGACTCGCCGGTGCCAGCGTCTTCCGGGGCATCGAGGGCTACGGCGCCTCCTCCCGCATCCACACCACCCGGCTGTTGTCCCTGAGCGAGGACCTGCCGGTCGCGGTGGTCGTGGTGGACACCGAGGAGCGGATCCGGGCCTTCCTGCCCCGGCTCGGCGAACTGGCCGACGGGAGCCTGGTGACCTTGGACACGTGCGAGGTCGTCCGGTGGACAGGGGCCTGCGACGGCCCGGACGAAACGGACCCGGAGGGTAAGAAGTCGTTGTGA
- the crcB gene encoding fluoride efflux transporter CrcB, giving the protein MNWLLVVAGAMVGAPLRYLTDRAVQVRYDSLFPWGTFVVNVVGCLVLGLVTGAASAGAAGPHLRLLLGTGLCGALTTYSTFSYETLRLTEAGSGLYAAGNVVASVAAGLAAAFTGVSLAGLLWA; this is encoded by the coding sequence GTGAACTGGCTGCTGGTCGTCGCGGGCGCCATGGTCGGCGCGCCCCTGCGCTACCTCACCGACCGCGCCGTGCAGGTCCGGTACGACTCGCTCTTCCCGTGGGGCACCTTCGTGGTGAACGTCGTCGGCTGCCTGGTCCTCGGCCTGGTCACGGGCGCCGCCTCCGCCGGGGCGGCCGGGCCCCACCTGCGGCTTCTGCTGGGCACCGGGCTGTGCGGTGCGCTGACGACGTACTCGACCTTCTCCTATGAGACCCTCCGGCTGACCGAGGCGGGCTCCGGCCTCTACGCCGCCGGGAACGTCGTGGCGAGTGTGGCGGCGGGGCTCGCCGCGGCTTTCACCGGAGTCTCACTCGCCGGTCTCCTGTGGGCCTGA
- a CDS encoding ABC transporter substrate-binding protein, translating into MPHTKRRRLVTSAVAVSLGATALAACGSGDDSKAESGPVSLTYWTWTPGMDKVVDLWNKGPGKKERITVTVKKQASGDTLVTKILTAHKAKKAPDLVQAEYQALPTLVSNDALADVSEEVEGVKEKFAEGVWQQTTLGTDAVYAVPQDIGPMMFYYREDLFKEYGLKVPTTWEQFAETARELKKKAPGKDLTTFSANDSGLFAGLAQQAGAKWWSASGDKWKVGIDDAATRKVAEFWGGLVKEGVIDNQPMYTPSWNKALNTGKQIAWISAVWAPGTLNTAAPDTKGKWAMAPLPQWSADQDVTGSWGGSSTAVTTDSAHQEAAAKFAVWLNTDHDALNALAKEGGIYPASTSAQLSGAFSNPPAYFSNQPDFYTKAAGIAKTTAPASWGPNVNVAYTSFKDAFGAAAKNKSDFAAALKKMQDDTVADMEKQGFGVSR; encoded by the coding sequence ATGCCGCACACGAAGCGCCGTCGCCTCGTGACATCCGCCGTCGCCGTGTCGCTCGGCGCCACCGCCCTCGCCGCCTGCGGGTCCGGGGACGACAGCAAGGCCGAGTCGGGTCCCGTGTCGCTGACGTACTGGACCTGGACACCCGGCATGGACAAGGTCGTCGACCTGTGGAACAAGGGGCCGGGGAAGAAGGAGCGGATCACCGTCACGGTGAAGAAGCAGGCGTCCGGCGACACGCTGGTCACCAAGATCCTCACCGCGCACAAGGCGAAGAAGGCCCCCGACCTGGTGCAGGCCGAGTACCAGGCGCTGCCGACCCTGGTCAGCAACGACGCCCTGGCCGATGTGTCCGAGGAGGTCGAGGGCGTCAAGGAGAAGTTCGCCGAGGGCGTCTGGCAGCAGACCACGCTCGGCACGGACGCCGTCTACGCGGTGCCGCAGGACATCGGCCCGATGATGTTCTACTACCGCGAGGACCTGTTCAAGGAGTACGGCCTCAAGGTCCCCACCACCTGGGAGCAGTTCGCCGAGACCGCCCGCGAACTGAAGAAGAAGGCTCCCGGCAAGGACCTGACCACCTTCTCCGCCAACGACTCCGGTCTCTTCGCGGGCCTCGCCCAGCAGGCCGGCGCCAAGTGGTGGAGCGCCTCCGGCGACAAGTGGAAGGTCGGCATCGACGACGCGGCCACCCGGAAGGTCGCCGAGTTCTGGGGCGGTCTGGTCAAGGAGGGCGTCATCGACAACCAGCCGATGTACACCCCGTCCTGGAACAAGGCGTTGAACACGGGCAAGCAGATCGCCTGGATCAGCGCCGTGTGGGCGCCCGGCACGCTGAACACGGCGGCGCCGGACACCAAGGGCAAGTGGGCCATGGCCCCGCTCCCCCAGTGGTCGGCGGATCAGGACGTCACCGGCAGCTGGGGCGGCTCCTCCACGGCCGTCACCACCGACTCGGCGCACCAGGAGGCCGCCGCCAAGTTCGCGGTCTGGCTGAACACCGACCACGACGCCCTGAACGCGCTGGCGAAGGAGGGCGGCATCTACCCGGCGTCCACCTCCGCCCAGCTCAGCGGCGCCTTCTCCAACCCGCCGGCGTACTTCTCCAACCAGCCGGACTTCTACACCAAGGCCGCCGGCATAGCGAAGACCACCGCGCCCGCCTCCTGGGGCCCGAACGTGAACGTCGCCTACACGTCCTTCAAGGACGCGTTCGGCGCCGCCGCCAAGAACAAGTCGGACTTCGCCGCCGCCCTGAAGAAGATGCAGGACGACACGGTCGCCGACATGGAGAAGCAGGGCTTCGGGGTTTCCCGGTGA
- a CDS encoding amino acid permease, producing MSEQHLKDETRPSTGHVDAGDAGYSKGLKHRHVNMIAIGGAIGTGLFLGAGGRLADAGPSLFIAYAVCGAFAFLVVRALGELVLYRPSSGAFVSYAREFLGEKGAYTAGWMYFLNWATTGIADITAVATYTHYWGMFSDIPQWLIALIALAVVLTVNLISVKIFGELEFWFAIVKVGALLVFMCIGIYLLVTQHPVDGHHPGPALITGNGGVFPHGLLPMLLLIQGVVFAYASVELVGVAAGETENPEKIMPKAINSIMWRVGVFYVGSVVLLSMLLPWNAYSAGESPFVTVLSNIGVPAAGGVMNLVVLTAALSSLNSGLYSTGRILRSMAMSGSAPAFTSRMSRSQVPYGGILLTSGICVLGVGLNYVVPAEAFEIVLNFAAIGILATWAMIMVCHLLFWRKTRQGDLTRPAYRLPGSPWTELVTLAFLASVVVLMYADGGAGRTTVLCLPLIVAALVAGWYAVRARVTRTSTGAGA from the coding sequence GTGAGTGAACAGCACCTCAAAGACGAGACGCGCCCCTCGACCGGCCATGTCGACGCCGGGGACGCCGGTTACAGCAAGGGCCTGAAGCACCGGCACGTCAACATGATCGCCATCGGCGGCGCCATCGGCACCGGCCTCTTCCTCGGCGCGGGCGGCCGGCTCGCCGACGCCGGGCCCTCCCTCTTCATCGCGTACGCCGTCTGCGGCGCCTTCGCCTTCCTGGTCGTCCGCGCCCTCGGCGAACTCGTGCTCTACCGCCCGTCCTCCGGCGCCTTCGTGTCGTACGCCCGCGAGTTCCTGGGCGAGAAGGGCGCCTACACCGCGGGCTGGATGTACTTCCTCAACTGGGCGACGACGGGCATCGCCGACATCACGGCGGTCGCCACCTACACCCACTACTGGGGGATGTTCTCCGACATCCCGCAATGGTTGATCGCATTGATCGCCCTCGCGGTCGTGTTGACCGTCAATCTGATATCGGTCAAGATCTTCGGCGAACTGGAGTTCTGGTTCGCGATCGTCAAGGTCGGCGCACTCCTCGTGTTCATGTGCATCGGCATCTACCTGCTGGTCACCCAGCACCCGGTCGACGGCCACCACCCCGGACCGGCCCTGATCACCGGCAACGGCGGCGTCTTCCCGCACGGCCTGCTGCCCATGCTGCTGCTCATCCAGGGCGTCGTCTTCGCCTACGCCTCCGTCGAACTGGTCGGCGTCGCCGCCGGCGAGACCGAGAACCCCGAGAAGATCATGCCGAAGGCGATCAACTCGATCATGTGGCGGGTGGGCGTCTTCTACGTCGGCTCGGTCGTCCTGCTGTCGATGCTCCTCCCGTGGAACGCGTACTCCGCCGGCGAGAGCCCCTTCGTCACGGTCCTGTCGAACATCGGCGTCCCGGCGGCCGGCGGCGTGATGAACCTGGTCGTCCTCACCGCGGCCCTGTCGTCGCTGAACTCGGGCCTGTACTCCACCGGCCGCATCCTGCGCTCCATGGCGATGAGCGGCTCCGCCCCCGCCTTCACCTCCCGGATGAGCCGCAGCCAGGTCCCCTACGGCGGTATCCTGCTCACCAGCGGGATCTGCGTCCTCGGCGTCGGCCTGAACTACGTGGTACCCGCCGAGGCGTTCGAGATCGTCCTCAACTTCGCGGCGATCGGCATCCTCGCCACCTGGGCCATGATCATGGTCTGTCACCTGCTCTTCTGGCGGAAGACGCGGCAGGGCGACCTGACCCGGCCGGCCTACCGGCTGCCGGGCTCCCCCTGGACCGAACTCGTGACGCTGGCGTTCCTCGCCTCCGTCGTGGTCCTCATGTACGCCGACGGCGGCGCCGGACGCACCACCGTGCTCTGTCTGCCGCTGATCGTCGCGGCGCTGGTCGCGGGCTGGTACGCCGTCCGCGCCCGGGTGACCCGCACCTCCACCGGCGCCGGCGCGTGA